One window of Caldisericum exile AZM16c01 genomic DNA carries:
- a CDS encoding diacylglycerol/lipid kinase family protein, with translation MENICIIVNPVSANGKGLKEFKLVEGFLKSLKPTPKILFTEYPKHAIELSKSAFQSGFNRIISFGGDGTHNEVLNGILVGAQEKFKKSVFEFTEGEIKQIPILAVVSIGSGNDFRKTLKLPKDVISSLKIALTGEGKLIDVGLFEYVDFSGNPKSRFFLNILSGGFSGEVTDKANKGKKSIFRGLIYTLSLISTLLFITIPEGILKHGENELNGKFFEFDIANGKYFGGGMCVSPKADITDGLLNISVFKNYTGLEVLFKIKKLFDGTILTEKKLYHDFAKEIFVKTDPPSLIEADGEVLGYTPVKAVAVNKIIKVVY, from the coding sequence ATGGAAAATATTTGTATAATCGTAAATCCAGTATCTGCAAATGGGAAAGGGCTTAAGGAGTTTAAATTAGTAGAGGGTTTTCTTAAAAGTCTTAAACCTACACCAAAAATCCTATTTACAGAATATCCAAAACACGCAATAGAACTTTCAAAAAGTGCCTTTCAAAGTGGGTTTAATCGTATTATAAGTTTTGGAGGAGATGGCACCCATAACGAAGTGCTGAATGGGATCCTTGTGGGGGCTCAAGAAAAATTTAAAAAGAGTGTTTTTGAATTTACAGAGGGCGAAATTAAGCAAATCCCAATACTTGCAGTTGTATCAATTGGCTCGGGAAATGATTTTAGAAAAACCCTCAAACTTCCAAAAGATGTGATATCTTCCCTAAAAATTGCACTAACAGGTGAAGGCAAATTAATTGATGTTGGCCTTTTTGAATATGTGGACTTTTCAGGAAATCCTAAAAGCCGTTTCTTCCTTAATATTCTAAGCGGTGGCTTCTCGGGTGAAGTTACCGACAAGGCAAACAAAGGCAAAAAATCCATTTTTAGAGGGCTTATATACACGCTTTCGCTTATTTCAACGCTTCTTTTTATAACAATTCCCGAAGGAATTCTCAAACATGGCGAAAATGAACTTAACGGTAAGTTTTTTGAATTTGACATTGCAAATGGCAAGTATTTCGGTGGAGGTATGTGTGTGTCACCGAAGGCAGATATTACAGATGGACTTCTTAATATATCCGTCTTCAAAAATTACACAGGGCTTGAAGTGCTTTTTAAAATCAAAAAACTTTTTGATGGCACAATACTTACAGAGAAAAAACTCTACCACGATTTTGCAAAGGAAATATTCGTAAAGACAGACCCACCATCTTTGATAGAGGCAGATGGTGAAGTGTTGGGATATACACCCGTTAAAGCAGTTGCAGTTAATAAGATAATAAAAGTTGTGTATTAA
- a CDS encoding stalk domain-containing protein: MKRLATVVIILLLVVTSINLQPVYADVEIRNVLVTPSTTDSFAQFAFYIVLHKDLNRGEQIYIKFPQGFSLPSSINNDLVEIAGYKPTSVTISSNIVILTLSEPVLQNQGAGTGGVAVTISNTAGVKTPVLPDMYSIEIWTTTEPNHATYSFYIGTETTGSKVSNLIIILSNNFAGKNAMYDITFNISKDGVLLGGDYIDVFFPKGTILPSNPDVSKVLISSFNPSAIVIQGNRVRLYVPDGKIILSFSVCRIIFREDFGIINPEFTGNFALQVATSKDTGLATSNTYTIYGSAIVGLIASADPSSQKMNASYSIEFKTSPLGALTKDKDKINIKFADSFLFPQIAIPGAITVNGTPCTNVTVSENKITLYVPVTIDSNANVKIVIAKQFGVVNPQSVGNYEVFVNTSSDAVFVSSSISITPSTITSPVVQLSNTSSGQASAYTISFRTGASGNLLPGIDRISIVFPLGTTIPTTIPTSQITINNIPTTLIEISGTTLTITLPIEVKVFSDVTVRVLEGANIKNPVQAGNYTLSVFTTKEQTPMVSNSYKIENVPETRVILSPGTPNGTNGFYKTRPSITFSVFSATDPNPTVYYYFDSNTPSIWNGSPIIAPEGIHTLFYYAVDREGHRESVQSMQIKVDTIPPTLVVVEPKDNSVVPNRTVKIKGIVDAGSTVTINGVPVIVDGSGNFDGNFEMKSNTENIFIVATDLAGNTSEVEVKVTLDTEPPPLTILKPVMFENVIKLPLVVEGTTEKGATVTVNGEKATVKDDVYFVYELFNLKENTLNNIEVVATDEAGNSTKKVVTVRYSKSVSMILQIGNPVAVVNGQNYTLEAAPQITSGRTVVPLRFVGESFGATFTYEASTKKIEISFNNNSITMWVGKKSALVNGKEIQIDVAPYIVNGRTLVPIRFISDVFGADVIWNSQTKTVLIIYPKR; encoded by the coding sequence TTGAAAAGATTAGCAACTGTAGTTATTATTCTATTGTTGGTGGTTACATCAATTAATTTACAACCAGTCTATGCAGATGTTGAAATAAGAAATGTTTTGGTTACTCCATCCACAACAGATTCTTTTGCTCAATTTGCCTTTTATATTGTGCTTCACAAAGATCTCAATAGGGGAGAACAGATATACATAAAATTTCCTCAAGGTTTTTCTCTTCCATCAAGCATCAATAACGATTTAGTGGAAATTGCAGGTTACAAGCCAACCTCTGTAACAATAAGTAGCAACATTGTTATTTTAACTTTAAGTGAGCCTGTTTTGCAAAACCAAGGTGCCGGGACTGGAGGGGTTGCGGTTACGATTTCAAACACTGCTGGAGTAAAAACTCCCGTTTTACCTGATATGTATTCAATCGAAATTTGGACAACAACAGAGCCAAATCATGCAACCTACTCTTTTTATATAGGAACTGAAACAACAGGCTCAAAAGTGTCAAACCTTATTATCATTCTCAGCAATAACTTTGCAGGGAAAAATGCAATGTACGATATTACATTTAATATATCGAAAGACGGGGTACTTTTAGGTGGTGATTACATTGATGTATTTTTCCCCAAAGGTACAATTTTACCTTCCAATCCTGATGTGTCAAAGGTTTTAATTTCTTCATTTAATCCTTCAGCAATAGTTATTCAAGGTAACAGGGTTCGATTGTATGTGCCTGATGGAAAAATTATTCTCTCTTTTTCAGTATGTCGCATTATTTTTAGAGAGGATTTTGGAATAATTAATCCAGAATTTACGGGGAATTTTGCACTTCAAGTTGCAACAAGTAAGGACACTGGACTTGCAACTTCAAACACATATACCATATACGGCTCTGCAATTGTTGGACTTATTGCAAGCGCCGATCCTTCATCTCAGAAAATGAATGCTTCATATTCTATTGAATTTAAGACATCGCCACTTGGCGCTTTAACAAAAGATAAGGATAAAATAAATATAAAGTTTGCAGATAGCTTTCTTTTCCCTCAGATTGCAATACCAGGTGCTATAACTGTTAATGGTACACCCTGTACTAATGTAACTGTTAGCGAAAACAAAATTACTCTTTATGTGCCTGTAACCATTGATTCAAATGCAAATGTCAAAATAGTTATTGCTAAGCAATTTGGGGTTGTTAATCCCCAGTCCGTTGGAAATTACGAAGTTTTTGTTAATACTTCTTCGGATGCAGTATTTGTAAGCAGCAGCATTTCGATAACACCATCTACAATCACATCTCCTGTGGTGCAACTTTCGAATACATCTTCAGGGCAGGCAAGCGCTTACACTATCTCTTTCAGAACAGGAGCAAGCGGAAATCTTCTCCCTGGCATTGATAGGATAAGCATTGTGTTTCCACTTGGGACAACGATCCCAACAACTATCCCCACCTCACAGATAACGATAAATAATATCCCAACGACTCTCATTGAAATATCTGGAACAACTCTCACAATAACTCTGCCTATAGAGGTAAAGGTATTTTCAGACGTAACTGTAAGGGTATTAGAAGGTGCAAATATTAAAAATCCAGTTCAGGCAGGTAACTATACTCTCTCTGTCTTTACAACCAAAGAGCAAACCCCAATGGTTTCAAATTCGTATAAAATCGAAAATGTTCCTGAAACAAGAGTTATACTTTCTCCTGGAACACCAAACGGCACAAATGGATTCTACAAAACACGTCCATCAATTACATTCTCAGTATTCAGTGCAACAGATCCAAATCCGACTGTCTATTACTACTTTGACTCTAATACACCTTCTATCTGGAATGGAAGTCCAATAATTGCACCAGAGGGAATTCATACCCTTTTCTATTATGCCGTTGATAGAGAAGGACATAGAGAGTCAGTTCAATCAATGCAAATAAAGGTGGATACAATACCACCTACATTGGTTGTTGTGGAACCAAAGGATAATTCTGTAGTTCCAAACAGAACAGTAAAAATTAAAGGAATTGTTGACGCAGGCTCGACAGTTACAATAAATGGAGTCCCTGTTATTGTTGATGGCTCGGGCAATTTCGATGGTAATTTTGAAATGAAATCGAATACTGAAAATATCTTTATCGTTGCAACAGACCTTGCAGGAAATACCAGTGAAGTTGAGGTGAAAGTGACATTAGACACAGAACCTCCACCACTTACAATTTTGAAGCCTGTAATGTTTGAAAATGTTATTAAACTTCCATTAGTGGTAGAAGGAACAACAGAAAAAGGTGCAACAGTCACTGTTAATGGTGAAAAAGCAACAGTAAAGGATGATGTATACTTTGTTTATGAACTGTTCAATTTAAAGGAAAATACTCTAAATAATATTGAGGTTGTTGCAACAGATGAAGCAGGGAATTCCACAAAGAAAGTAGTTACAGTAAGATATTCAAAATCTGTCTCAATGATTCTTCAAATCGGAAATCCTGTTGCTGTCGTTAACGGACAGAATTACACTCTTGAGGCAGCGCCGCAGATTACTTCTGGAAGGACTGTGGTGCCACTAAGATTTGTTGGAGAGTCATTTGGTGCAACATTTACATATGAAGCATCAACAAAGAAGATCGAGATAAGTTTTAATAATAATTCGATTACTATGTGGGTGGGAAAGAAAAGCGCACTTGTTAACGGAAAAGAAATTCAAATAGATGTTGCACCATATATTGTTAATGGAAGAACTCTTGTGCCAATAAGATTTATTTCAGACGTTTTTGGTGCAGATGTTATATGGAATTCGCAAACAAAAACCGTTCTTATTATCTATCCAAAGCGATAG
- a CDS encoding stalk domain-containing protein: MRKFLSIFLTVMMLLSLIAPFRVQTANAAITAINLTYSYPSTNNLSYYNPVPGFGTPGTLNGAIKAVYTMGDVIKGTFTTDASGAHTIYLLDENNNVIDSVTVTVPGSGTYSFTMATSNVRFDGHYYLSADTTAGNTGDVEVFIKYNIAFTQETLQNCAGSQTISGVVYRATGYPDVAVDVYVTYPDNTLAGWYHVNPTSGFFTITFPADGPDSDTLPDVGYFRVFVRDGYSTGLDNDAIVYKTLSNVPSISLNLQPYITPFIYKNTNSQPIVLVLTDQSGNYISGATFTLTNASGSYFEISPGFYRFVINVGNVVDVRFNASYSPSWGGTLTKTLIINTRDLGVFNPFIDINAPLAIPPYGNGPWELDSVQSVYDKLPCTIGNSFYLEAGYYDPKDSTNYTVHDFSYEVNGPVVDVGDGWYLVTGKGKISVSMSAIIWEKANKDQPISKYNACCHTFEKTVDICEVNSCTVGGVTLSGTNIVDSTTVEVGKKVDRLSVSVDPTGAPADLTCSCPNYVVLMYMVNSQGSLVPNAFTVDTWAGTTAKGSVIWYNPQGATGPNIPDQPIQTFKPTGLYDASGSLVETGLKFGDCPFNLYGITFNYPTDTSCGYQLVVKVFGLQRTFDACGNMTVKYPMIAELFDPITVLPTVKKLSATATIWEGAQDPDQILAGVSTVVDITDPKFSGTPTWKFYLNGKSVSGIGVSQTDTGWRFSNICLNNAGTFKIYGYYYNTGCTVREEVTIELKVVLPDFTVELGLADGSKIPSDGILTEGFTESVFVTPKDPRGLHDFGTGGWQLDIGVKDNDCGLAPAVACASNLPGVCCGMGGIGITGWDNPCLDDAPMVDLYFVSECGARIYVTSFKLVTPTVKVDPTEVPFTIPATPTHLTFEVKDAHGHGVPGATITISGVTGFGTGSAGYTWTASGAVTDKTGHADWAFVPPFSGKYVVSADVGAEFCRVEGVNFGALGWGVSTSASFTAVYKAPEKDTTAPTLTVTAPEDGSTVNTATVKVTGTATDNVGVTLVVVNDVPVTLLPDGSFATTVTLVEGANTIVVKAFDAAGNVTTKSVKVTYKIPAPTGTKIVLKIGSDIMTVNGRVVQLDAAPEIKEGRTFLPLRAIAEAFGAQVTWVPETQGITVVLGNNQIGLQIGNNTAVVNGNVLSIVPPYIKNGRTMVPIRVIAEGFGAQVEWDPVNYIVTITMP; the protein is encoded by the coding sequence ATGAGAAAATTCTTAAGCATTTTCCTTACTGTAATGATGCTTCTTTCTCTTATTGCACCCTTTAGAGTGCAAACAGCAAACGCAGCAATTACAGCAATCAATTTGACTTACAGTTATCCATCCACTAACAACTTGTCTTATTACAACCCAGTTCCTGGCTTTGGAACGCCCGGAACGCTTAATGGCGCTATTAAAGCAGTTTACACAATGGGCGATGTCATTAAGGGCACATTTACAACTGACGCAAGTGGTGCACATACTATCTACCTATTGGATGAAAATAATAACGTAATTGATTCAGTTACTGTAACTGTGCCTGGTTCAGGTACTTATTCCTTTACAATGGCAACATCGAACGTAAGATTTGACGGTCATTATTATCTTTCTGCTGATACAACTGCGGGCAATACAGGCGATGTTGAAGTGTTTATTAAATACAATATTGCATTTACCCAAGAGACGCTTCAAAATTGCGCAGGAAGCCAAACTATTTCTGGTGTTGTTTATAGAGCAACAGGATATCCAGATGTCGCAGTTGACGTCTATGTTACCTATCCAGACAATACTCTTGCAGGGTGGTATCATGTAAATCCTACGTCTGGCTTCTTCACAATTACGTTCCCAGCAGATGGCCCGGATTCAGATACTTTACCTGATGTTGGTTATTTTAGAGTTTTTGTAAGAGATGGTTACTCAACAGGTCTTGATAATGATGCAATTGTCTACAAGACCTTAAGTAATGTTCCGTCAATTTCCTTGAACTTACAACCTTATATTACGCCATTTATTTACAAAAATACTAACAGCCAGCCAATTGTTCTTGTCTTAACTGATCAAAGCGGAAATTATATTTCAGGCGCAACATTTACATTAACAAACGCATCGGGGAGCTACTTTGAAATATCTCCAGGCTTCTACAGGTTCGTAATCAATGTTGGTAACGTTGTTGATGTGAGATTTAATGCAAGCTATAGTCCTTCTTGGGGTGGTACATTAACCAAGACTCTCATTATTAATACTAGAGATCTTGGGGTATTTAACCCATTTATTGATATTAATGCACCATTGGCAATTCCTCCATATGGAAATGGTCCATGGGAACTCGATTCAGTTCAGAGCGTATACGACAAACTTCCTTGCACAATTGGGAATAGTTTCTATTTAGAGGCAGGTTACTACGATCCAAAAGACTCTACAAATTACACAGTCCATGATTTCAGTTATGAAGTTAATGGTCCAGTAGTAGATGTTGGTGATGGATGGTATCTTGTTACTGGCAAAGGTAAGATAAGTGTTTCAATGAGTGCTATTATTTGGGAGAAAGCAAATAAGGATCAACCAATTAGCAAATACAATGCTTGCTGTCACACTTTTGAGAAGACAGTCGATATTTGCGAAGTTAACTCTTGTACAGTTGGTGGAGTAACACTTTCTGGAACAAACATTGTTGACTCCACAACTGTAGAAGTTGGGAAGAAAGTTGACAGACTTTCTGTTTCTGTAGACCCAACAGGAGCACCAGCAGATTTAACGTGCTCATGCCCGAACTACGTAGTGCTTATGTACATGGTAAATTCACAAGGTAGCTTAGTGCCTAATGCATTTACAGTTGACACATGGGCTGGAACAACCGCAAAAGGTTCAGTTATTTGGTACAACCCGCAGGGTGCAACCGGACCAAACATTCCAGACCAGCCAATACAGACTTTCAAACCCACAGGACTTTACGATGCATCAGGAAGCCTTGTTGAGACGGGACTTAAGTTTGGCGACTGCCCGTTCAACCTCTATGGTATTACCTTTAACTATCCAACAGATACTTCTTGTGGTTATCAATTAGTTGTAAAAGTATTTGGACTTCAGAGAACATTTGATGCTTGCGGCAATATGACCGTTAAGTACCCAATGATTGCAGAACTCTTTGACCCAATTACTGTTTTACCAACAGTTAAGAAACTCTCAGCAACTGCTACAATCTGGGAAGGAGCACAAGATCCAGATCAGATACTTGCTGGTGTTTCTACAGTCGTTGATATTACAGATCCTAAGTTCTCTGGCACTCCAACATGGAAGTTCTATCTTAATGGAAAGAGCGTATCAGGAATTGGCGTAAGTCAGACTGATACTGGATGGAGATTCTCCAACATTTGCCTCAACAACGCCGGAACATTTAAGATTTATGGTTACTATTATAATACAGGTTGCACTGTAAGAGAAGAAGTTACGATTGAACTCAAAGTAGTGCTTCCTGATTTCACAGTAGAACTTGGTCTTGCTGATGGATCCAAGATCCCATCTGACGGAATCCTTACAGAAGGCTTCACTGAGAGCGTCTTTGTAACTCCAAAAGATCCTCGTGGACTTCACGACTTTGGTACTGGCGGATGGCAGTTAGACATTGGCGTTAAAGATAACGATTGTGGCCTTGCACCAGCAGTTGCATGTGCAAGCAACCTTCCTGGTGTTTGCTGCGGAATGGGCGGTATTGGTATAACCGGCTGGGATAATCCATGCCTTGACGATGCTCCAATGGTAGATCTCTACTTTGTAAGCGAATGTGGTGCTAGGATTTATGTAACTTCGTTCAAACTTGTTACACCGACTGTAAAGGTTGATCCAACTGAAGTACCATTCACAATTCCTGCAACACCAACACACCTTACATTCGAGGTTAAAGATGCACATGGACATGGTGTCCCTGGTGCAACAATCACGATAAGTGGTGTAACAGGATTTGGAACAGGCTCTGCAGGTTATACATGGACGGCAAGTGGCGCAGTTACTGACAAAACTGGCCATGCAGACTGGGCATTTGTTCCTCCATTCTCTGGTAAGTATGTCGTTTCAGCGGACGTTGGCGCAGAGTTCTGTAGGGTAGAAGGTGTTAACTTCGGAGCACTTGGCTGGGGTGTTAGCACTTCTGCATCATTTACAGCAGTCTACAAAGCACCAGAGAAAGATACAACTGCACCAACACTTACAGTTACTGCACCGGAAGACGGTTCAACAGTTAATACTGCAACTGTTAAGGTCACAGGGACTGCAACCGACAATGTTGGTGTTACATTGGTAGTAGTTAACGATGTTCCAGTAACTCTCCTTCCCGATGGATCATTTGCAACAACAGTTACACTTGTTGAAGGTGCAAATACCATCGTTGTTAAGGCATTCGATGCTGCAGGTAATGTAACAACAAAGAGTGTTAAGGTTACTTACAAGATCCCAGCACCAACTGGAACAAAGATTGTTCTCAAGATTGGTTCTGATATTATGACAGTTAACGGCCGTGTTGTCCAGCTTGATGCAGCACCAGAGATTAAAGAAGGTAGAACCTTCTTACCTTTGAGAGCAATCGCAGAGGCATTTGGTGCACAAGTAACCTGGGTACCTGAAACACAGGGCATCACAGTTGTTCTTGGCAACAACCAAATTGGTCTCCAGATTGGCAACAACACAGCAGTAGTTAACGGAAATGTCCTCTCAATTGTTCCTCCATACATTAAGAACGGAAGAACAATGGTTCCTATCAGAGTAATTGCTGAAGGATTCGGCGCACAGGTTGAGTGGGATCCTGTTAACTATATCGTAACTATCACGATGCCATAA
- a CDS encoding methylglyoxal synthase, whose protein sequence is MEKERKFVKRIALVAHDREKKDLIEWVEFNWGTLGAHELICTGTTGKLVEEALIKKGITAKITKLKSGPLGGDAQLASLIAEGKIDYLIFFWDPMEPQPHDVDVKALLRIATLYNIPTAMNRSTADFIISSILFGSDYTPKMKDYKSYIERKIEDLEK, encoded by the coding sequence ATGGAAAAGGAAAGAAAATTTGTGAAGCGCATTGCGCTTGTTGCACATGACAGGGAAAAGAAAGATCTTATTGAGTGGGTGGAGTTTAACTGGGGGACACTTGGCGCACACGAACTTATTTGCACCGGCACTACCGGAAAACTTGTTGAAGAGGCACTTATTAAAAAGGGAATAACTGCAAAAATTACAAAGCTAAAATCAGGACCACTTGGAGGAGATGCTCAACTTGCATCTCTTATCGCCGAAGGAAAAATTGATTATCTTATATTCTTCTGGGATCCAATGGAGCCACAGCCTCATGATGTTGATGTAAAGGCACTCCTTAGAATTGCAACCCTATACAACATTCCAACTGCAATGAATCGTTCCACCGCAGACTTTATAATTTCCTCTATTCTTTTTGGATCCGATTACACCCCAAAGATGAAGGATTACAAATCCTATATAGAGCGAAAAATAGAGGATTTAGAGAAGTAA